The genomic region TCCGTGGTTATTTTTCCCAACAATGTCATTTTCAGGATTTGAATATAAATTCTCTCTTTACGAATACATTATACCTTATCACTGTACCCAATACTTATTAATAGACTCATATAATATTCgtttatatatacatatcttttttgggtatattttgatttttaattcaattataaTTTCGATATATGATTCCAGAGGAGCATATGGTATTTTGGTGTTCTTATTGCGCCGATTGTACTTTGAGGTTTGGACATTTTCATTAAACATGTCTAAGCGCAGGTAACGCACTTAAAATCTTCCTGTAATCGATTTAATGAGTAGTTTTAAGTGATACACGTTTTATTTAGAgtgtaataaaaaaaattaattattagaaAATATGTGAATATTGTTAAAATATTCGAGCCGAGATGGGGATAGTCAAAATAGAAGATGATGAGatatgaagaaaaagaaaattagaatGTGGGCTTCTCTCAATCAATCAACCAACCAACAAATTATATTCAAACATGCAATGAAATCAACCTTGTAACCTTGTACACACTCACAAACTATAGATTGTGTGAAGTCTGTTGATATTCAAGTCACATTGATGGGATGGGAGTGTAtacaaatcaaaattttttaaaattaacaatatattaaattttaaaattctaactTGTTAAATTAGATTTGATTAggttagattaaatttaattttacttaagtAGGTTATATCTATAATTTCAAATGAGAAGTTTATattgtaataataattttatctaaatttaattcaatggtctaattacttaATTAAATCTCTTCTTTacttaaaaatataagaaataaaTAACATTTAATCTCTAAATTTAGTAATTTTTCCACCTTAGTCTTTAAAGTTCTTTCTTTTGATGCACATCAATTCTGAAACTCAATTTGACCCTTAAACTTAGATTCTATTAAAATATGATGATGTAGCACTATCAAACTGAGATTTTCACATCACGAATTTTTGTTTAATATAAAGTAtatttataatatctaattatataaaatttctaGATATTCAAGAACAATTATGATAtctttaacaaaatttaaatttaaagtccaaattaataaaagttaagaattTCAAGACTAacataaacaaaattaaaagctaaaatagaaaaatttgtTAAGTTCAAGGGCAAAATGCTGGATTTTATTCTAAACTATAATAAACCATTATCAAATTTAACCAATTACAAATACCCACTAATCCCATGGCCCCTCAATCCAATTAATTGAAATAACTCCCCAGAGTAACCAAGCCAACCCACCCCACCAAAGGCTACTTTACCTAATTAGTAATTATTCAACTTCTGGAAAAAGATTTAGTATAAAATCTTCAGCTGATATGCCTAATGTAACCACAATTCAAGTCACAATATTGTAATAATATTGGCTTCAATTTCGAGGCCCAAGTCAGTTGCATATATATAAGAGATTATTATTACCAATTTAATATAAAGATTGAAAATACAACCAAATATGATTGCATTAAAATTCCATAAAGACTAACATATAAAATTGAGAAGCCCTTACCTTAAATCAGGGCAACGAGAAGAACCAAATACCTTCAAATAATGAAAACATTAAAACAACAATAAAGAGGAGTTAACGCTAACAATTAAAGGAACATAAAACAGTAAATAACagtggaaagaaaaaaaaaaattataatatacaaGTGAGTTTTGCTGCTTCAGCCCTCAGAGCGAACAAAACTGTGATGTCGATCTTACTTTCGACTCAACCACCATTACTCTAAAACAGCGACCTCTTGATCAACCTTCCAATAGTTTGCATCATTGAACTCCTTCATTCCAGCCCCATCATCGTCCGAATTCTCCTTCTGTGGTACCTTTGGAATAATGTTCCTCTTTAACGGTCCAGCTTCCCCAACTATTCCTTCTTTTAAAGCTTGTTCCATTGCCTTCTCTGTACCTTCTAATTCCACCCCTACGAATTCGACATCCTCTCCGAACAAAGAGGGCACTGCTGGTGGAGATTTCTGACTTGTATCACTGCTCACTGATCCGTCACTCAGATCCATGGAGTCCAGGGAAACATTTGGAAGTATGGGGTCTCCATTCGACAGGGGAAAGACATAAGTGACCGTCGTCTCGATATGACTTGGCTGATTGACATCTGAGCTGTCATCATCTAGAAATGGGTTTTTGCTTGAACCACCTAGTTTCAAATCTGATGATTCTCCCCACCCCACCCACTCGGGCAAAGGCCCATCTCCAAATAAGTCTTCGTTTTCGCTTGCATCAAATCCAAAGAATCTCATATCATATGAAGCATTTGATTTCTCCCCTTGTGGATTCAGGTCTCCACCAGTCATGGAATTGTCAAATCCATTCATAGCGTAGGAAGTAGATGTGCCAGTCACGGACTGTTTGCTTTCATTCAACTCGTTCTCCCCTCCAAGTACCACCTCATCATCACTACCACTGTTACCACCATTAATAGTACCATTCAAGTTAATCTCATCCATCACCTCTGTCTGAGATGTGGCTGCAGGTGCATTACCGGTTCTGTCATCTTGGAATGCAAACCAGTCTGAATTCGTGAACAGGCTGCTGCATTAGAAAACTATAGGGTTATGACTACTccaacaaaaaaaatataaactttTTGAAACACGTCCACCCATCCCAAGCGTCCATCATGAACCTCATCAGCCAATTACTCCATCaccatgagtaacaacaagaaacTTACCTTCCTTGGTCATCACCGAGCCTCAAGGATGATACAACGACCTCAGCAGATTCATCATCAAAGTATACATCCTGCAAACGGGAAACATAAATCTACTATAAAGTTATACATTAGAAAAATAGGGACAAGAAGCCTATTTGTTTGGTTCCTTCATTTTAACACATAGGCCAAGGTTATGTTACCATCAATGTCTAGGAAAAGTTATGTTAGTCAGACACGAGTGTTGAGTGTCGGATATGGGTATGCATCCAACATTGGGTATGGTTAGATTTTTCCTTGTTTTCCTATGTATTTGGAGGATCTTTGAAAGTCGCATCGCCATATCCATGTGTTGTACATGAGAACTTAAATAAAAATGAAGAGTTCAAAGAATATGGGGGAAAAGAACCTATTGCCTTAACAAAAATTGCAAAAAagaattcaattaattaaaagaaatcaTAGTCACTCACCTCATCATCTCGATCAAGGGTACCATTGTCCTGAAAGtagttaataaaaaaaaataagtatAGCAAACATGCAGAATGCAGTGTAGTTTTATGAAAAGTCACACTACATACTTCTTTATTATCATCATTCCATTTGTACCCAAAAGCCTGGCTTAGGGTATTTGCCAAAATCGCAACATCATAATCTCTATCACGAAGATCATCTTCATCGCTTATTCTGTCTTGCAATGCTGTTGGGCGTCTGCACATGAGAAGGAAAAATACATATGATTCTTTAAATGAATCTTCTGTTAGCTCTCGCTAACTGTGGTTGCAGCAAACAGAAATAATGTGCTATAACAAGATGATTTCAAAAATTGGAGTTGTGCAATTAGAAACTTTACAATTATAGGCATCATATGACAGAAGAAAgctgtaaataaaataaaagagccCAATAAAAAGTCACGTTTATATGCCATTTATAAGTTATAAATCTTCCATGATACAATAAATCCACAAGTGCTGGCACACCCTTACAAAAAAACATATCAAGCATAGACAGATCAAGTGATAATTGATGCCCAATTACATAAGATATTAATCTAACTGCACCACATATCAGAAGTGAAGCAGAAGCATACCCACACGCCCATCGATAAACATTTTCAACTGCATTGCGTTCTTGCAGAACATTAGCTAGCCACTCATTCCATTCGCTGTTTCCCTATAAAGGATATAAGAACTTGTGTAAGGAAAAAGTAAATATAAGGAATCCTGGTAAAGTTCCCTAAACCAATGTAAGATCAGACCATGCAATTCTAGCCAAATGAAAGGCACGCTAACCATGAAAAATAACCAAGCAACTGACACTAACTGTGAAGAACTTGATACAGATTTACCATGCTACAGAAATATTCATACCCTGatcttaattaaaacaaaatttgttgacttaaaaaaaaaaatgcacCTAAAACCTGTAAGATCCTTACAGAAGCATTCATACAACATTAACAAGCAGCCAATTCCCCACCTGTAGACGTGTCTGAATGCAGCTATTACTGCCTCCTAATTGTACAAGTTTATTTGAGATACGTGTAATGTGACCGATGTTTCCCGCTCGTGGTGCATGTTTTCCAGAAGCAGGTAAAATTGGCTGCTCAAACAAAAAAGGTAAGTTGGCTGCATGATCCAGTAGCATTATAACCATtttcaattatatttttaataataccCATTACCAAACTGGACAAACAACAATATGATTAACAACTACCTGATTATTGTCACCAGAAAGAAATGGATATTTGTCAGTTTGGATCAATTTCCTGATCAAATCACATTCTTGAAGAAGATGGTCGACTATTGCATCATTCTTGCTTTCCAGACAAGATAATATTATACTTTCCACATGATGATGTAGCGCATTATTGTATGGATACCTGCACATAATTTGAGAGACAATAAATATTAACCTGATAGCAGAAAACACTTTTCTCAAGAAGAAACCAAGTGCCTTCTTCTAGATTCAAACTTCCAACAAGTTGTTCTCATGTTAGCGAATATGACAAATTTTAACCAAGAGCTTACTCAAAGAAAAGATCAATAACTCGTTGGATAGTTCCTGAGCTGATCAATTCCTTCTCTGCAGCTTGATTTCCAGTTCTAAACAGCACAGCAATGAACTCAACAATctgaaaaaattaacaaattaattAAGACGTAACATAAAAAGTTTCAACGAAAAAAGTTTGCATTACATTATGCACAAACACCAAAAAAACCTAAACATGTGCAGGTTATATCTCATATTGGATGACATAAACTTTAAGATGAGAATATAACATGAACCTTCAGACGGTGCTTCCCAAGAGGCGGCCTTAATTCTCCATAGGTTGTAGGCAAAAGTTTTTCATCAGATAAGACATTCAAAAGCATAAGTAAGTCACCTGCAAAACAAGCAGCTGTGAACACCATAGCTAAAAGTGAAAGCCAACACATTACATGCAACTATATGTAAAAACTATTACATAGAACTTTCAGAGAAACATATCCGCTCACCAAGCTTAGGCAGCATTGCATTAATAGTCTCCGGATTTATGGGGATTGGAGGCTCATACATCTGTTGATTTCGGAAAGAATACATCAAGGGAGAAGCAATTGCTGATCTTTTTGGATCCAACAATGAGATACAAACTGAGAGCGAGTGTACAAGGCCAGATTTTGAGTGTGAATCTTCCAGTGCATGACCAAATATCCTTGCGACAAAGCTGTATATGAACATACTCAAAATCACAGGTCAAAATCACAGAAACATTCACGATACAGAATTGAGATGGTGATGCAAGTAAGGCTGACATAAGAAAGAATAAGATCTCACAGACCTTGGACTAGAGAGTTTAGTAGCTAAAGCAGATGGGACATTCCGTGTTATTGCACATAATGTTTCTGCTGCATTAGCGTGAACCTCAGGAGGACACTGGTAATTGCAAAAACAGGTTGTGAGATTCATTACAAAGTATAGTATGCCATGAAAATGATAGAATAGAAAATTCTCACTTACCGATGAACTCAATTTATCCACAATCATTTCCAACAAATTGCTATTAGCTAACCATTGCATTACATCCAAACAATTCGGATATACATGATCATCAGCACCTACTAACCGAACCAATACCTGTGAAAAGGTGTGCCTCATTTCAATATTCAACCAAAACATATAAATGCCAAGCCATATAAAACCCAATATTATAATAAACCAACAAAGAAATGGTGGGTACCTCCATGATGGATGTGATTCCTATTAAATCAACCAGTTGGTGAAATACATCTTGATGTACCTGTTAGTAATCTGTCTCAGTAAATTCACATAAACAAATAAAACCATGCTATCTTTTGTAGTTCAAGATCATAAACCACAAACAAGCCCATTTTTTCAGGCAAGTCACTGGGCCTAAATCATCCTTATAAGCTAAACCCAGAGAACAAACTTGCCAGAGGGAAAGGATTAATAGCTAACATGATTGTTTACACCAGTAATTCAGTATGTTTAACTAAGCTTATAGGTAACCAATCTCATAGGTGGATCATGCATGTCCATataaaattagtttaaatttCAACAGGGGAACAAGGTAAAGTTCAAATTGTCAGTGCACATTCAGTACTGAGTTTCAATTCATTAGTTATCAAGATTTGTAGGTTATTGAATGTACTATCCATATTCAAATAACATAGAATAAAAGTATCAACAATTGCAAGAGGGCTAAGAATGTGAAAAGAAACACAAAAACCTTACTTACTTGAATGTAATTCATAAGTTGAACAGACTTCCGTAGCATAAGGCATATAAAAACCTAAAATACAAAGCAAAtgaaactcatcaaatggtaataaaaACCACAGGAGTAGTTGAAGAAAGCATGGCATGAAAAGCCACAGAAATTAAACTGAACATGAACAAACACACCTTACTGAAATAACCAGCTAGCAAGGCACTATGAGGACGGTTTGGTTGCAAGAAAGAGAAAAGTAAGTTCATCAACTGCCAAAAAGAGAAAATCATATGAAACAAAACCATAGCAATGTCCATAGCTAAAGATGCATATTCAATAATGCAAATGAAGGCCATACCTCTTCATCCTCGGCTAAAGTCTTCAGAATAACGTCAATCTCACATGTAAATACCTCACAGGCAATGAACGGGAACCTACACAAAAAAGAATAAATAGCATCAGAAAATTTACAATACAAGGAAACACAAAGTAGTCTAGTTCCTTATTCCTGGTTTAATGAAAATTACATACTTGAACGCCCGTTTGCTATCAGCATCCTCTGGAGGCTCTTCAACAACATATCGTAGTAACTGCTCAACCTGGGCTCTATCTCGTAGACTGCACATAAAAAGTCGAGTACATGAAGAACTAGCTCTCTACTAGATTATACAAACACTTGAAAATTTAAGTCATAGCATCCAACCAATTGCAATATACTAAAAAAACtaattagaaagaaaaaaattaataatagcaAAAAACTGGAAAAGCGCAATGTGATAgtggaaaaatttacaaattgaTGAGTCGACTATTTAAAGCTTTACACTCTTGGATTATTTCTTCCTCATCCAGAAGCTCTTCCAAAGTAAAGTTCTCCTTGTCTAATATCGACTCCACCTATCAAAGAAAATCGCAGTCAACAAAACTAATCATAATTATagtaaacaaaaaattaaaatgagtCACTCAACAATATTCATAAGAAAATGAGTGGAAATGGAGAATGAACATCAATTAGAAAGCAAATCCAGCAAACTATAATTAGCTTAATATATTTTCACCAATTTGATTCAATAGCAGTTATATTTCATCTTCAAATAAAAGGAACTACAGCCATTACCACATAAACTAGCTTAAAGATttctaaaaaaccaaaaaaaaagatAATCATCGAATCGAGCAAtgaaaatttccaaacaagcgGACAAATCTAAGTCAGTGAAGCTACTCTGCTACGGCATCAATGAATccaaaagtaaattaattataaaaagaaGTAAATTTCAACATAACTAAGTTAAAAGAAAAGCACTGATTCAAAcctacaaagaaaaaaaaatctaaccAAAAGTTAACAAGTTAATTACAACTAATAAAACTTACTCTAATAAAAGATCTtaaataattaactaattaaaataaaattactcaCCGGACAAGAGGCGGATAGAGATGGGAGCTTCCAAAACATGGCTAAGAACAGAAAAATAGTAGGCAGAGTATCAGATTAGATCTGTAAACCCTAAAAATTACCAGTGAATCTAGGAAATATCgaaaaataagggaaaaaaaGGGGAGATTCAAGAGTaaagagaaaaataataataatattaaaattaaaaaaacaattttttttttgctgtTATATTATAGTGGTAGCTAAGGAAGGAAGAGAAAAATAAGCTAAAAAAACGTTTTGcaagtgaaaagaaaataaaaaaagtacaAAAAAGAAGTACTTCGATTCTCAGAAAACTACTTTTAGTTTTATGTCTATGGTTATGGCCAAGAAGAAGGGGAAGGGTTCAAATCATCATGGATGGATGTACACtcacatgcatacatacatacatatatagtgCATCTGTCCACCAGATGGGATAGCTCATTTGGTTCTTTTTAATTCGaatttaaattaaaagttttaaaatattattagatTAAAATATACACTCTCTTTTTAGGGCTTATTTTGCGATGTTAACAAAAAAAATACTTTTTGTTTCAAAagtattttagaaaaaattatgCTAAACAAGCGGATAAGAGATGAAATTTTAAgctttttaaaaatgttttttaagAGCACTCCTCTAATAAGATAATATTTTTTTCTTGATGTTTAATTAcaaatgtattaaaattattaattaaaaattaaaaatattttttaaatattaattataaatatttaatagttatatttaaatatttaaaatgtagtttatatattctaattaatttttataaataattaatatttattgcttaaaaatatttgaaatttatatttcatatattaaaatattaacaacaaattataataatttcttttatatttttactaaaatataataatattaattaatttaaatattatttaaatgtatatttgttacttgataataacatgttcaaaattaacattttatttctcaaaaacaCTTTTGACAAGAATGCTAAACACTCAAACTAGCCCTTAGTGgttgtagttttataaattttaacatttaatccatgtatttaaaaaattaaaaattaagtcaTTTATATTTTAGTCCAATCATTAACATTTCAAGGATTTGTTTGAATATCATTGAGTAATTGATTAAAACGGGTAATTACAAGATAATTGTAATTCTCTAGACATGTTCTGTTGATAGAGTATAATTACATTGTaatttcatattaaaatattaattactttaaaaataatttctaaaaaagtaacaaaaattaaaatcaaatcattatATGTATTATATTAGTCTAAAAATTAGTTGACTATCgattactaataaaaataataagaaaaataaaaatcatatgcAACTTTACTTGATTATTATAGTGCGTTCTTGTTGAGTTATTCCctttttaatatttaacatatgtCCATTATCATTATCTGCTGGTTCTTGATCGAATTCGTCTGAATTTGAATCTGCATCGTTAAAATTATCTATATCTCATTCTTCCATGTACTCTTAGAAGTAAGAATTATTTCAATTCCACTTATGAATGAAGttgtgaaatatgaaacatgttaATGCGatccaattttaattttttatgctaTACTAAGGTGAAATTCTTAATATGGATTTTTTTAAAACAACAAATATCTTCTCAATAACATTTCAAAGCGTTGAATGCCGCAAAATTAAAGAGTTTGCAAGATGTCTATGATGCTTGTGTTTGGCACCATTTTCTTAAATTATATCATATCCCACAATATGgtgcaaaaaatattttatatttacataATTAGCATTGACCTGATAATATTTGGGTTCACAGTTCAAATAGTTCGTAGCtaaaacttatataaacttaatttgaaTAAAACTTATGCTAGGTTATATCATTTTTATAATAcgtaaattacataaaaataatataaaatttataatatacaaggtttataaaaattataaattgtcCAATAACTTTCATAACACTTCTTGTAGATAATATAGTTGTTTCcataactttataaaaaaattataaacaagttatgattaaaaatatatatataacattttaTAAACAAGTatactatttttataatatatggcATAGATACATAAATAAGTTATGTTCATACTTCTTGCAGGAACAAATTTAGGGAGTGGGCAGAGGCCCAATcctcttaaaatgaaaaatttctcatttagccaatttaaaattttaaattaataaaggtaaaactGCACTTTGCCCcttaaaatgctaaaattttgatttaatcatttaaaaattacatttttttatcataaaaaattacaatttaattttggccCCCTAAGAGGTTTGCTGGCTTCACCCCTGACTTCTTggtcttaattttttttataaataaacatattataacacttttataacacgtaaattattttttatagtaaactttaaaagttttagggtttaaataatataaattttgttataattttataaatcacacaaattatatttataacatattttttagaatttataatataataatttttgttATAAT from Gossypium arboreum isolate Shixiya-1 chromosome 1, ASM2569848v2, whole genome shotgun sequence harbors:
- the LOC108483340 gene encoding uncharacterized protein LOC108483340 isoform X1, translated to MFWKLPSLSASCPVESILDKENFTLEELLDEEEIIQECKALNSRLINFLRDRAQVEQLLRYVVEEPPEDADSKRAFKFPFIACEVFTCEIDVILKTLAEDEELMNLLFSFLQPNRPHSALLAGYFSKVFICLMLRKSVQLMNYIQVHQDVFHQLVDLIGITSIMEVLVRLVGADDHVYPNCLDVMQWLANSNLLEMIVDKLSSSCPPEVHANAAETLCAITRNVPSALATKLSSPSFVARIFGHALEDSHSKSGLVHSLSVCISLLDPKRSAIASPLMYSFRNQQMYEPPIPINPETINAMLPKLGDLLMLLNVLSDEKLLPTTYGELRPPLGKHRLKIVEFIAVLFRTGNQAAEKELISSGTIQRVIDLFFEYPYNNALHHHVESIILSCLESKNDAIVDHLLQECDLIRKLIQTDKYPFLSGDNNQPILPASGKHAPRAGNIGHITRISNKLVQLGGSNSCIQTRLQGNSEWNEWLANVLQERNAVENVYRWACGRPTALQDRISDEDDLRDRDYDVAILANTLSQAFGYKWNDDNKEDNGTLDRDDEIYVSRLQDVYFDDESAEVVVSSLRLGDDQGSSLFTNSDWFAFQDDRTGNAPAATSQTEVMDEINLNGTINGGNSGSDDEVVLGGENELNESKQSVTGTSTSYAMNGFDNSMTGGDLNPQGEKSNASYDMRFFGFDASENEDLFGDGPLPEWVGWGESSDLKLGGSSKNPFLDDDSSDVNQPSHIETTVTYVFPLSNGDPILPNVSLDSMDLSDGSVSSDTSQKSPPAVPSLFGEDVEFVGVELEGTEKAMEQALKEGIVGEAGPLKRNIIPKVPQKENSDDDGAGMKEFNDANYWKVDQEVAVLE